A stretch of DNA from Fibrobacter sp. UWB13:
GTTCCTTTGGCAAGCTCGCATTGATGCGCTCGGCATCGACAAAGTACGGAATCGTCTTGAGCAAGAACTTCCGTTGCGGAATCATGTCGGCATCAAACGTTACCACATACGGAGAATTCGTCCGGGCAAGAGCAGCGTTCAAGTTTCCCGCCTTTGCACCTTTGTTATCCGGGCGATCAAAGTAAATCACGCCAAGCTCTTCGGCAAGGGCACGCATTTCCGGACGGCGGTTGTCATCGCACAGGCAAATATGGACTTTGGACTTGTCCGGGTATTCCATGTGCTTACAGCCGATAATCGTCTTGCGCAAAAGTTCCACAGGCTCGTTGTACGTCGAAATGAAAATATCGACATCCGGGAATTCTTCATCTGCAATTTTTGGAAGCGGATGATCGCGCAACTTGAGCAAACCACCGTAATGGACAAATGATTCAAAAAAGCCGAGAACTTCTACAACAAGCAGGAGAAAACTCCCCACCACAGCTATCCAGCCATAAGCATACGGAATCGAGCATGACACACGCCAGCAGAGGTAAACGAGCGTGCAGAGCGTACTAAACAAGAGGAACATATCGCCAAAAATCACCTTGGCTGGGCTCTTATTAAATTTTTTTGCCGCTTCGTCCGTACTGTATTTTAGCAAGTCATCGTAAGAGCGGATAATTTTGTTTTTAGAACGCTTTCTGTACTTTTCCAACGCAAGACACAGAAAGAGAAAAATAAACAGAGGCCCAGCAAACATCAGCCAGACCTTGTGTGGCTTAGAACGGGCTAAAATCTTGAAATTTTCAATCGCGCTATACTCAAGCGTAATTTGATCAATCGGTTTTCCTTGGAATAGCGCCTTTGCAAAACGTCCCGAAATTGTCAAATCACCATCCGTCAAATATTCCACAGCACGGGAATCATCACGGATCATCGAAGATTCTTCTTCTTTATTCGAAAGATTCCAAATGGTATAGCTTATATGCAAGGAGTCAATCAAGCTATACCAAATCCTTACATTTTCAAAATCAATTTTTCCATCACCCGATTCTTCGCAAAGACCACTTTCCGTAATAAATATCGGCGTTCCTCGTTTCATGACATTACGAAGTTTTGCACGAAAGACATAAGTATGCGAAGTTGCATAAAAATGGAACGAATACATCACGTTGTCGAACGGAAGCGGATCCTCTGCCGGGTACTGGATTTCACGAGCATAGTTTGGCGTACCAATGACAATCAGAGCATCAGGTTTGTGCCTGCGAATCACCGGGATAACGACATGCGCATATTCCTTGATGTCTTCCCAAGTGCAGTCGCCATTGGGCTCATTGCAAATTTCAAAAATCACGTTCGGGACATTCGCATATTCCCTAGCCATTTCGTTAAAGAAGGAAATCGCCTCGGCAAGATACACATTAGGATTCTGATCTTCTAGAACATGCCAGTCCACAATAACATACATGTCATTTGCAATGGCGTATTCAACCCCCTTGCGCAAAATTTCCATGTTCTTTTTGCGGTCGCCCTCCACATAGTCCTTGGAGTACATGGCAAGGCGAATGAGGTTCGCATTCCACTCTGTGCTGAGTTGCTTAAACAGTTTGTTATTCACAAACTGCGGAAACCACGTGAGACCATGGGTGCTTGCGCCCTTAAGAACGACGACATTCCCATGCTCGTCGTGAAGCTCCGTACCCACAACATGAAGTTTACCGCTCGTCGATGGACGCGCAACAGGAGTCGCCACCGCAAACGAGACAAAAAACAAAACCAAAAAGAATAGAAAGAAATATTTCCGCACAACCATATCATTAAGATATGAAAATAAACAGAATATTGCAACGTTTATCTTTACACATTAAAAAAGCACCCCACATTTGCAGGGTGCATTGTACCTATTATGAATAGCGTTTATTACTTGCCGTGGCGGAGCTTGGAACCAATAGCGCGGAAAATATCCTTAATCTGTTTTTCGGTCATCGTCGGCGTTTCGGCAGACTTGGCAAGACCCGTCCTATTATGGAAGTTTGTAATCAAGTCTACAAATTCAGCGGAAGCAGAGATGTCCTGATCATAGAGATCAAAATTGAAGAATTCCTGCGTTTCGCCGTTTTCATATTCTTGCTGATAATCCTTAAAAGCCTTTTTACAATCATTTTCGACATACGCATAGCGGAAACCCTGCTTGACGGTGCTAGTCACGCCACCATACGACACCGTATATTCAATGGAACCCTGCGTATGAGAGACATAAGTCATTTCAAGACCTTCAATGCTGAGAGTCTTGCAGCTCATGTTAATAGAGTTCTTCGGAACTTTCGCAATCAAGGAAAGCGTTTCTTGCATTTCGCCAAAGTTTTCGAAAATGCAATCCGTATTGATATAGATAACATCACTGTAATACGGATCTTCGAGAACGACACCTTCAATCAGCGGACTTTTAACTGTCGCGCTCTTATAGAAATTGCCTTCTGGGAACTGTTCACCGGCAGCAACTCTAAATTCATAAGTGTTCTTGCCAGCACCATCACCCAAATCCATTTGAGCCGTGCCGTTGCCAGCATCCGTCAATGCACCATGCTGAGTCGTCTTTTTCCAAACAGCTTCGTTTGCATAATCCGTGCAAGTAGCCTTGGTAATTTCCAAGGTGCCATCGGCAGCATAGCTATATTCACCCATTTCAGAAATGATATAGTCCGTCGGGAGGGCGGCTGGAGTTGGAGCCACGGAGCTGGAATCATCGGAAGACGATACGCAACCCGTCATAGCAAGGGCGACCGCAGGGAGTACGGCAAGAACTTTTTTCATATAAATCCTCATTATTAAATTGTCCTTACTAATGTACAATTTTTTTAAGCTTTACACAAGAAAAAACATGTACAAAGTGAAGATTTATTTACTTGAGTTGTAAAATCGCTAATAAAGGATTATAGATCTTACCAATCCTTAGCCGGGCGAGCTTGACCGCGGACGGGTTTCCAGGGCTTGCGTTCACCGTTCTGTTCGTCAAAGTCCTTGAGGAGCTGGGCC
This window harbors:
- a CDS encoding cellulase family glycosylhydrolase, which gives rise to MVLFFVSFAVATPVARPSTSGKLHVVGTELHDEHGNVVVLKGASTHGLTWFPQFVNNKLFKQLSTEWNANLIRLAMYSKDYVEGDRKKNMEILRKGVEYAIANDMYVIVDWHVLEDQNPNVYLAEAISFFNEMAREYANVPNVIFEICNEPNGDCTWEDIKEYAHVVIPVIRRHKPDALIVIGTPNYAREIQYPAEDPLPFDNVMYSFHFYATSHTYVFRAKLRNVMKRGTPIFITESGLCEESGDGKIDFENVRIWYSLIDSLHISYTIWNLSNKEEESSMIRDDSRAVEYLTDGDLTISGRFAKALFQGKPIDQITLEYSAIENFKILARSKPHKVWLMFAGPLFIFLFLCLALEKYRKRSKNKIIRSYDDLLKYSTDEAAKKFNKSPAKVIFGDMFLLFSTLCTLVYLCWRVSCSIPYAYGWIAVVGSFLLLVVEVLGFFESFVHYGGLLKLRDHPLPKIADEEFPDVDIFISTYNEPVELLRKTIIGCKHMEYPDKSKVHICLCDDNRRPEMRALAEELGVIYFDRPDNKGAKAGNLNAALARTNSPYVVTFDADMIPQRKFLLKTIPYFVDAERINASLPKERRRALGFVQTPQSFYTPDVFQHNLYAERVVPNEQDYFYDVIEVAKTSTNSVIYGGSNTILSRKALEDIGGFYTKSITEDFATGMLIESAGYVSLGLSEPLASGVAPSTFQEHVQQRTRWGRGVIATARQLKFLRNHKLDVSQKMSYLNSVLYWFSPIKNLIYLISPLMFAVFCIPIFKCTLVDLALFWLPMHILQILALRVTSQGKISAQWSGIYETSVMPFLLMPVVKEVFGITLSKFKVTKKEKVSVRRVIDKRSLLPFAVLLVLTLAGIVHMTYMMVAFEYIGILAVLFWLVRNSYYLTMCLFLGFGRDSDSENVKVFAADLVALHKGDGKLVEGVTTKLTEHSVDVFVDEVDVLYLGEQVELGISTDNKDLNVKGTVVSIHHSCNPKVPSVYTVEILDFAGQKDEFVQMLYDRIPTLPQRLRFGDEYIRNLWKNLGWRIFRT